In the Salvia miltiorrhiza cultivar Shanhuang (shh) chromosome 8, IMPLAD_Smil_shh, whole genome shotgun sequence genome, GGGCAGCCATGCACCGCGGATGATCAATGTCGTGCTGACCGCAGCGGACGTCGCTATATACAGCTTTTGACGGAGCAGGTACAGGAGCCAAAGGGCGCTGTGTGTTTCAACACTTTACTCTTTCTTTCCTCATTTTTGCTGAtgaaatttactattttgctgGAATAGGTAAtttgatttggggatttgcTTGAGGGAAATTAAATTGTTGGAGTTTTACTTCATTTTTGTTTTCAGTtttacttcttcttctttgacttatttggtcaattaattataatcgtaataaaaagtaattatttatatgaaaaaattaatgtttcaaaattattacatttgttcatgacaattgttatttttattcacgagaacttgtacttttaattatttggtcaagtaattattgtcgtaagaaaaaaaatattattgatatgaagaaaagtaatgtttcaatattacattttttcacgttattttttttaaatcacgAGATgttgtacttttagttatttggtcaagtaattattgtcgtaagaaaaagtaattgttgatatgaagaaatgtaatgtttcaaaattattatcattttcaaggcaattattatttttactcacgagaacttgtacttttaattatttactcaagtaattattatcgtaataaaaagtaGCCATTAATATGAAGaaatataatgtttcaaaaaaagcacaaataaatgaaaaataaaaaaatgccgaaaagaaaacagaaaagtgaaaaaatagaaaaataaaataaaataaagagaaggcaaaaaaaaaagtagcaattgatatgaagaaatatAATGTTTTGAAAAAACAGAAAtaagtaaaaaatataaaaaaaataaataaaatgttgaaaagacaaaagaaaaatgaaaaaaaaaatgtatctaGTGGGTTTCAAACTTGTGTGAGTGCAAGGTGAAAATAATACTTAATCAttgtgataacactcatgtttccattatTTTTAGTGtttatatgatgtcaattttataggaaattgagtgttggatagtTATTTTGTGCTTATATAGCTCTATCtagtgaaatatgatacttgctcgaactttgatggaATTTACAGGAATATTGagtttgaatttgaaaaaatggTATGAAATATAACTTTTAATTTCTCTCGATACAAGTTTGTGAGTTCAAACGGATCGCAAATCAAAGTTTGGACGAAGGAGATATGACCGAAACAATAAAGTCGCGCAGCAGCGAAGTCGCGGCGATCATTGCCTGAAGAGCAAATTTGAGCGGTCGCCGGCCAGACCGCCGGAAACTCGGCGACGGTGGAGACCTCGGCAGCGATCACCGGGAAGGTCGCCGGAAGGTGCAGTGTTTTGGCCTAGACCGCGGCGGGCACGACGTCTGGGAAACCTTatttttaggcattttttagtGTTTTTTCGAGCTCTAACTATATTTTTTCTCCTATGCCTATATAGGTCTTtttcctgacctattagacacttCTTTTTACCTTTCTTCACCTCTTTTcttatattttcagttttacatttagAATTTCatagttttcatagattagatttatttttctGCAAGATTCAAGATGTCGTTCAACATTCATTCCGGGTTTTATATAATTccgtttttattattgctttcttatttattatgcttttgatttattttctgatGTTTgactagttcttttatctgaacctagagTTTGTATatagttgattgaatatgtgttatttgatttattaatatcaatttgccctccagcTTTTGAtttatgattcctggtgcttgattttttgtgaattaattacctgatcaataatttacatgtctagctgtttagtttgagtcttgaatgtgataattgttcagccgattcagaaatgcatgatatagttttgccttgagtcttgaatgtgataggtgAGCTATAGGAATTTATTCTTTGTATGCTATTtgaagttaatttattcctttgaGTTTTGAATGCGATAAGGGGtttattaatctactttcatagttgTTCGTTAAAGAAGATTATGAATAGTGTTGTGATCTTTTATCAGGACTGGATTAAAATTGgcaattgaatcaataggttgaatgcatgtgtttgattaacAATAGTACAGTTGTTCGTTAAAGAAGATTATGAATAGTGTTGTGATCTTTTATCAGGACTGGATTAAAATTGgcaattgaatcaataggttgaatgcatgtgtttgattaacaatagtacatccctagggtcaaagtattttattatttgagttattCTCctgttttatttgctttgttttgattttagtttttattcatcTATCATATTTGTGGTTGTCTGATTATTGTTAAAGTTTTATTAGGATTAGGGCTGGTaaatcggtcggttcggttttaaccgaaccgatttaccggttaaccggaaccggtTAAGGGTCATTTCCCTAACCGGTAACCGAACCGGTTATTGGACCGGTTAACTgattaaccggtccggttaatcggttaaccgatcaAACCGATTAATCCATGATTTCTCAATTTGTCCGAatttaaccggttaattcggttaatcggttaacctaattaaccaatttttatttaaaaaaattcaaatttgtagaATGTGTGTAATAAGATTTGAACTCTTGacctttgaaagaaagaataagGCTTTATCCACTGCACCAATTCATAACTTGTGATAATTTAGAACAAAAACAAATTTATAGATACTTGAAATATTAatgttattatttaaattaaaatattaaaatataaattaattaatttattataaaataaaccggttaatcggtttaaccgattaaccgaccggttaaaccgattaaccgattagtgatgaacacactaaccgataaccgaaccgaaccggtaaaaaccggttttttcggttcggttacggttaaaaccgattaaccggaacCGTTATACCACCcctaattaggattacttagagtgatttcgattatcagtctctgtggatatgATACTCAATTGTTGTTTATTTGTTACAATTACACATTGTTAATTAcaatttttgttgctataaaaatagtgatcacatTGCACcacattttttttgtatttattttaaaacaCCATTATTTAAAGTAAACAAAATCACACCAACTCGTCTCCCTCGTACCCCCAGTCTAATAGAAcatcaatttttatatataaacaaaaaaaaatggcacATACTAACGCACAAACCACATTAGATGTATGATAAGGAAATGACACTTCTTTCCTTTATTGATTAGGAAACATGAATTAATTAGACTTTTATaatcattaaaaaatattactagtaGTCTAGACACTCAAATAGAAAAATTGATCTCTTGTTAAATTAGGGTTAGAAAATTGATTtaattagaagattttaatAGTTTAGCCATTAATGTAGGCAAAAGACCATTTCTCCTCGATTTCTCAAAGTCCGTTGAATTgttatgttaattaaataaatcaagccaAAATTAGACGTTGAATTGAATTTTTGGGCCGAATAAGATTAACTATGTAGGTCAATGAAGTCTAGTTCAAATAACAAAGTTGAGACACTTAAAGACTTTCTTTTGTAAGAAGTCTTGTCTTCAATTCCGCTTGGGTATGTGCagtttttccacttttgtgtgTGTAGTAGTTCCACCTGCGTACGGTTATTTATCCACCTTTGTGTGGTTTAGAGGTCTTGTCTACATGCTTAGATACCTTTTGTAATTGTTTATGGTGgttttttcacttttgtgtgggtagtggttcCGCTTGGGTGCGGttattttttcacctttgtgtggtATAGAGGTCCCGTCTATGTGtgagttgcttatttgattatatattagatacctcttgtaattttttcacctttgtgtAGTGTAGaggtcccgcctgcgtgcgagttgcttatttgattatatattagatacctTTTGTAATTTTTCCTCCTTTATGTGATGTATATACCTCTATGTGGTGAATAGGAACGCATGTGTTTCagattgcttatttgattatatattggatatttcttgtatttttttttaaaatgacggCACAAGTTCTAATAAAATTGTAGGTATTAGTTGATAATAGTGGATATTGGTGTGAGTTGAGTTTGAGTTCCATTATAAATATATGGAGAGAAATAAAGTGTTATTGTACTACTATaggtcccgcctgcgtgcgggttgcttatttgattatatattagatatctcttgtaatttttccacctttgtgtgaTGTTTATACCTCTATGTGGTGTATAGGAACGCATGTGTTGTGGAtttcttatttgattatatattagatacttcttgtatttttttttaaataacggcATAAGTTCTAATAAAATTGTAGGTATTAGTTGATAATAGCGGATATTGGTGTGAGTTGAGTTTGGGTTCCACTGTAAATATGTGGAGAGAAATAAAGTGTAAATGTACTACTATAAATAAAAGTAGAAATAATATTATGGACatatcaaaatgacaaaagtgaaaGCCATAATCGTGAACGGCGGAGTATTTATTAGCAAAAATGTTGGGTCGAATAAGATTAACTGTAGAGTGAAATTGGAACATGTTCTTACTTAAatattaggaaaaaaaaaaatacaatttcaacaaaaaaaaatttaattctgACTTCCATTCAAAAAGTATGTACGATCTTAAACAAATAATCCTTCAAAATACTCACCGCTTGTTCATCAATGATGCATATAGCCATATACTAGTATTTTACAACATTTATTTCCGAgctcagaaaaaaaaataaaaattaataatacgattggattttttttattttttatttttttcattttttcagttCTTTgcctttcatttttttataggGAATTCTTGcctgtaaaaaataaataagattgGAATATTTGGAAAAAGGAAAGAAGTATGAAATTACTATGATGCCCCAGGTGAGGTAAAGTAAAGACAAATCCTAACCATAGTTAAGCGCGCAATCTGTTTGTCTACTTAAGAGTACCTTGCTTTTAGAGCAACTATTGACTTGCCTCAATTAAAGTAAAGATTAGACTTTGTTTAAATTAAGACTGTTTCACTCACTACAATACATTGGTCCTTTCAATATCAATTAAGCCCCACCACCCCAATAGACTAAACTAATTGAACTACCGTAATCACCACAATATCCAGATTAAAATCCGACACCGTAAGCAGcagaataaatataatattattttaatactcaataatttattcaatttcTGCTACCAAAAATAAGTAGGTTATTAAGATCTTTGTTGTTTTGTTGTGCAAGGTACATCAGAAGTTTCTTCAGATCCGAAGAAAAGGGCAGgcaatattaatttatatccCTTTTAAAGAGGAATTAATTAGATTACGATAATAATTCAGGTGagtagaaaaaagaaaaaagaaaataaaattaattgaggGAAGACTTGCCAAAAAGACACTCTGCATACAAGCATACTTTTACAAATACATATacaattacatatatatatatagagagagaaagtagttgtacagagagagagagagagagagagagatacgtGTGAATGGAGTTGAGTATGAAATATGGAAGAATGAAAGAGGGGGGGTTTATTAAGTAAAAGCAAAAAAATCCGGTTCTCGTCTATTCTGTTTTCTGTCAGGACTTTTGCCGTCTTTAACTAAATCCGTTTTCGCTTTAtgcttcatttcttttttttgtttttttctctgAGTTAATGTGCTTTTGATTTCTGATTGTTTACTTTAGCCTGTAGGGATTTAAAACATTTGAGTGATTGAAGTGGAAGAGTACAATTTGAAGAGAAAAGAGGTGGGataatttaatctttttttcGAAAAAGGATATTTATCTGGTCCAAGGTCATGGGTTTCTTGTGCTGATATGGGGGTCAAATTGAAGAAAGTGTGATATTTGATCGAagatataagaaaaaaaaaaaaaaaaaactttttgaCTAGTGTCAGAATTTTGATTTTGTGAAGATAAGATTTTGATTGTGAGGAAGGGCCAAATATAAACTAGCATACACATGTATATGCTGCAGCTGCTGTTTCTGCGGATGGGCTTATGTGTCTGCTTCAAATAAGGAGGTAAGAATTTGAAGTTTTTCAAGTTTAATTGGATTCCTTATTCTGTTACCGGCTATGCGATTCTGTCTGAGAAATCTGGCTCTTGGGTTTGTGGCAGCAAATGATATAAAATTGTGGATTGAAATGATTACCTTTATGGAAtcgaaagagaaaatgaaagaaacagagagatgtttggattctcaATTATGGCATGCCTGCGCCGGCAGCATGGTGCAAATGCCATCCGTGAATTCCAAGGTGTTTTACTTCCCACAGGGCCACTCTGAGCACAGCTCTGGGAATGTTGATTTTAGGAGCTGCCCGAGAACTCCTGCTTACATAGCATGTAGAGTTTCCTCCATTAGTTTCATGGCGGATCCTGATACGGATGAGGTGTTTGCCAAGATGAGACTGGCTCCGGCTGGTGGGAAAGATGTCGACGACGACGGCGCTGTTGGGATCAGTGGCTCTGAGAATCAAGAAAAGCCCACATCCTTTGCAAAGACTCTAACTCAGTCTGATGCCAACAATGGTGGGGGTTTTTCAGTGCCTAGGTACTGCGCCGAGACCATTTTCCCCCGGCTCGACTACTCGGCTGACCCTCCGGTGCAGACCATTCTTGCCAAGGATGTTCATGGCGACACCTGGAAGTTTAGGCACATCTACAGAGGGACGCCAAGGCGGCATCTCCTCACAACCGGCTGGAGTACTTTTGTGAACCATAAGAAGCTCGTGGCGGGGGATTCCATCGTGTTCATGAGGGCGGAGAATGGTGACCTTTGCGTTGGGATCAGACGGGCGAAGAGGGGGATTGCTGGCGGACCTGAGATATCGACAGGGTGGAATCCAACAGCTGGGAACTCTATTGTGCCTTATGGAGGATATTCGTCGTTTCTGAGGGATGATGAGAGCAAGCTGGGGAGGAGTAGCAATGGGAATTGGATAGGAAGGGGGAGAGTGAAGGCGGAAGATGTGGTTCAAGCTGCAAGCCTTGCTGCCAGTGGGCACCCGTTTGAGGTGGTGTATTATCCCAGAGCAAGCACTCCCGAATTCTGTGTGAAGGCCTCTCTGGTGAAGGTGGCAATGCAAATACGCTGGTGCTCGGGTATGAGGTTTAAGATGGCATTTGAGACGGAGGATTCCTCGCGCATAAGCTGGTTCATGGGAACCATATCAGCGGTTCAGGTCGCTGATCCTATTCGATGGCCTGATTCACCTTGGAGGCTACTCCAGGTAATTTCGGGTTttaagattaattaatattgtttaAGTTTGTCATATACTTTCTCTATATGGACATTTGCTTGTATAACTGCAGTCCGTTTCAGCTTATTTCATTTCATCTTGAATTTACTCCTCTTCATGCCACATTTTAGTCTCAACTCTTGTTCATTGTAGTTGCCTGTACTAGTCTCTGGATTGACAACTCATGATATTTTAGGTGTTGACTGTCAGTCAATGTGTTATGTAGTCCTTAATCATTGATTCCATTTCAATGTCTTGCATTTAAGAGTAATAAATATTGATTGGAGATGTTCAGGATAATTTAACACATGAgatattattattgatattgCTTAATTTTTAATGTCAAGTATGCAAATTTGATAGTGTCTAAACCAACATGTAAATGATGGCAGGTGGCCTGGGACGAGCCTGACCTGCTTCAAAATGTGAAACGAGTGAGTCCTTGGCTCGTTGAACTAGTATCAAACATGCCCGCCATTCACCTCTCCCCTTTCTCACCTCCAAGAAAGAAAATGAGATTACCACAGCATTCGGATCAGCCTTTCGATGGACAGATTCCTCGGCCACCATTCAGCCACCAACTTGTCGGGTCTAGCAACCCCTTCGGGTGTCTTCCTAATACCACTCCTGCTGGCATGCAGGGAGCCAGGCATGCTCAATATGGTTTATCGTTATCAAGTCTCCAAGTTAATAAACAATTGCACCCGGGTTTGTTTCCTGTTGGTTTTCTGCCTCTTGATAGAGTTCCTACCGGACCGTCCAGTCCCCTCATTCCGAAGGCGGGTAACAATGAAAACATCTCTTGTCTACTTACAATGGGAAATTCAACTCAAGGATCAAATAAACCTAATAACGGCAAGGCAGCTCCGTTTGTGCTTTTTGGTACACCAATACTTCCAGTGAAGCATATTTCTCTGAGTTGCTCCAGCGATACAGTTTCCCCCGCTCGAACTGGCAATAGTTCCTCTGATGGGAATGGGGAGAAAACAGGGAAATACTTCTGATGGATCTGGTTCCGGCCTTAATCAAAACGAAGCACCAGAGCCCTCATCGTGTGAAGGAATTCAGTCGGAGCTTTTGGAGACCGGTCACTGCAAGGTTTTCATGGAATCTGAAGACGTAGGCCGTACACTAGATCTTTCTTTGCTCTGTTCTTATGAACAACTTTACAGAAAACTCGCGGATATGTTTGGCATTGAAATCTCAGAAATGCTGAATCGTGTTCTCTACAGAGATGCCGTGGGCAGAGTCAAGAAAGTTGGCGACCAACCGTTTAGGTGAGACTGATTTGTTAGTTTCGTTGCATGACTTCTTATCGCGTCTTAACAGTTACTAATGGAACCtattttcatttctttgttgCGTTGCAGTAACTTTATGAAAACTACAAGGAGGTTAACGATCTTAGCTGATTCGAGCAGTGACAATGTAGAAGTATAGACATGTTCCTACATAATTTGTGCTTCGCTTTTCTGACTATACTGCAGAATGATGGGAAAGCCTCACTCCTAATTTCTTTTCTGCTTCTGGATGTGTAATAAGGGAAATTTCTCCCATCGATCACGAGCTGCCGCCTCCATCGTCGGAGTACTCCGCGACTTGCAAGCTCAGCTAAAAGGTTGGTTCAGCGTAGGCAACGAAAACTGATCTTGTTTCTTTGCCTTTTTGCATGAGGTGAGGCTTTATGTAGGAAAATTCATGTTagttttttttcacaatttttgtTAAGGCATTCCTTTAATGGGAATGAACATGTTGGACTTTATCTCATAGCATAATGTTTGCTGATTTAAGAGATTTTGAGAGAGAGGCAGTTTCTTGTTGGTTTTCTCAGGTGAAGTTAGCTGGCCTGAATTTTCTTTGTACAGCATAAGTTTGATATAAAATgtaactaaattttatttgcAATCTTATTTATCTCATGTTTGCAAATTTTGTTCTTacagaagataaataaattaaaccatCAAATGTTTGTCAATTGGCTAACAAACTTTTTTTTGAGAACCAAATTGGCTAATAAACTATGGAACGCCAATAATTGTCAAGATCACTGATATAGGGATATCCTAAAAATGAATATTTAAGAGATTTATGGTTATTGGATTTCATTTTTTATCCAAAAATACTGAAGTTTGTTGAGATAGATAGATAAAGAATATTTTTAAAGTATGAATAATATTTCATTCAAGATTCAACCATACAAACAAACATAACAATGTGTATGGGATCTGGAGACTGGTGCATATTTTTTGCGTGCACGGTTATCCTAGAATTGTAAACTATGATCCGAAATCATCGAAAAGAGTTGACTAAATTCAGTTACAAGTGAGGGATTATACATAagggtaattgcccctaaatacattacaTTTTTCCATTATTTGAAATTGCACATCATCTTTAAAATCCACTTCATAATACAtaatctttctttttcttctgaaATTGTACATGGTCAGCCAACCACCAACCGAAAAAATGACGTGGATACCGAaaacgccacatatacacgccgaaaaaaaaattaattgatgtggcagccatgtaggaaattataattttttttgctattaaattcgaattttcagaatatagaattaaggcattaatttctcaaatcccCAATTTTCCCCTAGTTTTACAATTTCCCCATTCGCAACAAATTGTCGAACCGACAGATCTTTATTGGCTTGCGCTGAACCCGATGGTTGGCCTCCTGACATCGCTGATCGCAACCTTCCATCACTAGATCCCACGAAAATAACAATTTCCCATCAGCTCTGCAGTTATACCATAATCAACAACACGACAACGATA is a window encoding:
- the LOC130997748 gene encoding LOW QUALITY PROTEIN: auxin response factor 18-like (The sequence of the model RefSeq protein was modified relative to this genomic sequence to represent the inferred CDS: deleted 1 base in 1 codon) gives rise to the protein MRFCLRNLALGFVAANDIKLWIEMITFMESKEKMKETERCLDSQLWHACAGSMVQMPSVNSKVFYFPQGHSEHSSGNVDFRSCPRTPAYIACRVSSISFMADPDTDEVFAKMRLAPAGGKDVDDDGAVGISGSENQEKPTSFAKTLTQSDANNGGGFSVPRYCAETIFPRLDYSADPPVQTILAKDVHGDTWKFRHIYRGTPRRHLLTTGWSTFVNHKKLVAGDSIVFMRAENGDLCVGIRRAKRGIAGGPEISTGWNPTAGNSIVPYGGYSSFLRDDESKLGRSSNGNWIGRGRVKAEDVVQAASLAASGHPFEVVYYPRASTPEFCVKASLVKVAMQIRWCSGMRFKMAFETEDSSRISWFMGTISAVQVADPIRWPDSPWRLLQVAWDEPDLLQNVKRVSPWLVELVSNMPAIHLSPFSPPRKKMRLPQHSDQPFDGQIPRPPFSHQLVGSSNPFGCLPNTTPAGMQGARHAQYGLSLSSLQVNKQLHPGLFPVGFLPLDRVPTGPSSPLIPKAGNNENISCLLTMGNSTQGSNKPNNGKAAPFVLFGTPILPVKHISLSCSSDTVSPARTGNSSSDGNGEKQGNTSDGSGSGLNQNEAPEPSSCEGIQSELLETGHCKVFMESEDVGRTLDLSLLCSYEQLYRKLADMFGIEISEMLNRVLYRDAVGRVKKVGDQPFSNFMKTTRRLTILADSSSDNVEV